From Candidatus Delongbacteria bacterium, a single genomic window includes:
- a CDS encoding AAA family ATPase, which produces MINDIENKEFQNAFDLIKDTNLSFFLTGKAGTGKSTFLKYIVENVSKNFIVVAPSGIAAINAKGVTIHSFFQFPLRPLLPKDDGIKIFGKSSKKREIISNMDTLIIDEVSMTRADLIDGIDYSLRKNGGMPNLPFGGKQVVFIGDIFQLKPVTNNKSGEDEILDEIYQSTYFYGAKIFNELNLNTIELQKVYRQSDDSFISLLDKVRTKELSQEDIDLLNKRVCLPEKNGENNLSITLTTINKNAIKENDKRLALLKTDSFKYSAEITGEYEKSKYPTDDELVLKVGAQVIFIKNDAERRWINGTLGEVVKLSDTEIKVKLEDGRINVVEPQIWDNIKYSYNKEKKKIEQEIVGTFKQYPLKLAWAITIHKSQGLTFDKVIIDLNGGTFASGQTYVALSRAKTFEGIFLKQKLKLNDIKIDDEIMLYHKSYNANQNIDDSIEKGKRELNLLRSRRLSELGNIYFSKALDNLEDGDFKDSYKNFQYGFEYTTCECTLFNSIPYRKDKIVISFNKSKLNCKIYELDFVRSVFYLFTKQFEKALQNIESFIEFREDLEIGHYIKSRILMGLNRIDEGIAEMKLALSMQKTARGLYRLGRYKEELFKEFGLNYLIDSLAINPSCVCCHRTLKNQSEARNIKIETNTNNILINSFNHASRKEYDLLIDTLCRNPIMYFTILSQFKDEAKKLTDDGRKISEKIRELLDRHPLAVDVVPEFLSDLEESIMKLK; this is translated from the coding sequence ATGATTAATGATATAGAAAACAAAGAATTTCAAAATGCATTTGATTTAATAAAAGACACCAATTTGTCATTTTTTTTAACTGGTAAAGCAGGAACAGGAAAATCTACGTTTTTAAAATATATTGTCGAGAATGTCTCTAAAAATTTTATAGTTGTTGCACCTTCGGGAATAGCTGCAATTAATGCTAAAGGGGTTACCATTCATTCTTTCTTTCAATTTCCATTACGCCCTCTTCTTCCCAAAGATGATGGGATTAAAATATTTGGTAAGAGTTCTAAAAAAAGAGAGATTATATCCAATATGGATACTTTAATTATTGACGAAGTATCGATGACTCGTGCAGATTTAATTGACGGGATTGATTATTCATTAAGAAAAAACGGTGGAATGCCGAATTTGCCTTTTGGAGGGAAACAGGTAGTATTTATAGGTGATATTTTTCAGTTAAAACCTGTAACAAATAATAAATCAGGTGAAGATGAGATTTTAGATGAGATTTACCAAAGTACATATTTCTATGGAGCAAAGATTTTTAATGAATTAAACCTAAATACGATTGAATTACAGAAAGTTTATAGACAATCTGATGATTCTTTCATATCTCTATTGGACAAGGTTCGCACAAAAGAATTATCGCAAGAAGATATCGACTTATTAAATAAAAGAGTTTGCTTACCTGAAAAAAATGGTGAGAATAATTTATCCATCACGTTAACCACCATAAATAAAAATGCGATTAAAGAGAATGATAAAAGGCTTGCCTTGCTCAAAACAGATTCTTTCAAATATTCAGCAGAAATTACTGGGGAGTATGAAAAAAGTAAATATCCAACAGATGATGAATTAGTTTTAAAAGTTGGAGCACAAGTAATATTTATTAAAAACGATGCTGAAAGGCGATGGATTAATGGAACTTTGGGTGAGGTTGTCAAACTGTCGGATACAGAAATAAAGGTGAAACTTGAGGATGGAAGGATAAATGTTGTCGAACCACAGATTTGGGATAATATCAAGTATTCTTACAACAAAGAGAAGAAAAAAATAGAGCAGGAAATTGTCGGAACTTTCAAGCAATATCCTCTAAAATTGGCATGGGCAATTACTATTCATAAAAGCCAAGGACTCACATTTGACAAAGTTATAATTGACTTGAATGGAGGTACTTTTGCAAGTGGTCAAACATATGTAGCATTAAGTAGGGCAAAGACATTTGAAGGAATATTTCTAAAACAAAAGCTGAAATTAAACGACATAAAGATTGATGATGAAATCATGTTGTACCATAAGTCGTATAATGCCAACCAAAATATTGATGATAGTATAGAAAAAGGAAAACGAGAACTCAATTTACTTCGAAGTAGACGGCTATCAGAACTTGGTAACATATACTTTAGTAAGGCCTTAGACAATCTAGAGGATGGTGATTTTAAAGATTCGTACAAAAACTTCCAGTATGGGTTTGAGTATACAACATGTGAATGTACATTATTTAATAGTATACCTTATCGCAAGGATAAAATTGTGATTTCATTCAATAAGTCTAAATTGAATTGTAAAATATACGAACTTGATTTTGTAAGGTCAGTATTCTATCTTTTCACGAAGCAATTTGAGAAGGCTTTACAAAATATTGAATCCTTCATTGAATTCCGTGAAGATTTAGAAATAGGTCATTATATCAAATCTCGCATACTGATGGGACTTAATAGAATAGACGAGGGAATAGCTGAAATGAAGTTGGCACTTTCAATGCAAAAAACAGCAAGAGGTCTATATCGATTAGGAAGGTATAAGGAGGAATTATTCAAAGAATTTGGATTAAATTATTTAATAGATTCTCTTGCAATTAATCCCTCATGTGTTTGTTGTCATCGTACTTTAAAAAATCAATCAGAAGCAAGAAATATTAAAATTGAAACAAACACAAATAATATTCTTATAAATAGTTTCAACCATGCTTCTAGGAAAGAATATGATTTATTAATAGATACGTTATGTC